In Oceaniferula marina, the following proteins share a genomic window:
- a CDS encoding GDSL-type esterase/lipase family protein, producing the protein MMKQNRSKKCWSGMVLYCMLVVTIFAAPVKVACVGDSITFGAGVAAREKLNYPRQLGYLLGAGYEVRNFGRSGATMLSKGNLPYMKQVQYRKSLEFQPDIVILKLGTNDSKPQNWKHKGEFAADAMALVKTYQALPSKPRVILCKPVVVAKDRWGITEKVVKREVSSAIAKVAQDLGVEMIDLRPILLNHKDWVPDGVHPNAFGAEAIARHLYRYLTTARETTPKISYPKATKSSWFHGFEMLDFKLDGVACKIVKPRRVAKGAPWVWRARFWGHQPQFDVAMLELGWHVVYCDVANLFGAPDAVKRWDRFYQETQRIGLHAKVVLEGMSRGGLIIHNWAVANPAKVAGLIADNAVMDITSWPGGLGTGKGSEKDWNRCKQVYGLADDAAARAYDKNPVDTVKQLAEAKVPLLYLVGTADKVVPADENSFFARDQLAGYPGLQVIEKPGKGHHPHALENPAPIVDFALKAHGLYRNPAAMASPSAEFRGSSAGWGGGIWWDQHENINRIAKANPDLELIFLGDSISQSWTGPRKRVSDPSGGRTFDKQFGKHWKSASFGISGDRTEHLIFRVQHGNVDGIKPKVVVVMIGVNNINHGHSATQISGGIKQLVASLKQKLPQSRILLLGPLPTAWKSDSPQRLTCDQIHKQIASLGKEPQVRYLNLSEKFLEPDGALKKSAYRGDGIHLSGGGYELWASLLVPELKAMTSARD; encoded by the coding sequence ATGATGAAACAGAATAGGAGTAAAAAGTGTTGGAGCGGCATGGTGCTGTATTGCATGTTGGTGGTGACCATCTTTGCGGCACCGGTGAAAGTTGCCTGTGTTGGTGATTCGATCACCTTTGGGGCAGGTGTGGCCGCACGAGAAAAGCTCAATTACCCGCGCCAGCTCGGTTATCTGTTGGGAGCTGGGTATGAGGTGCGAAATTTTGGTCGTAGCGGAGCGACGATGCTTTCCAAGGGGAATTTACCGTATATGAAACAAGTGCAGTACCGGAAGTCTTTGGAATTTCAGCCGGATATTGTGATTCTGAAGTTGGGAACCAACGACAGCAAACCGCAGAATTGGAAGCACAAGGGGGAGTTTGCCGCGGATGCCATGGCCTTGGTGAAAACCTATCAGGCTCTTCCCTCAAAGCCCCGGGTGATTTTGTGCAAGCCGGTGGTGGTTGCCAAAGATCGCTGGGGAATCACGGAGAAGGTGGTGAAGCGGGAAGTGTCCTCGGCCATTGCCAAGGTGGCACAGGATTTGGGCGTTGAGATGATCGACCTGCGTCCGATTTTGTTGAATCACAAGGATTGGGTTCCGGATGGGGTGCACCCCAATGCCTTTGGCGCGGAGGCCATCGCTCGGCACTTGTATCGATATTTGACAACGGCTCGCGAAACCACGCCTAAAATTTCTTATCCGAAGGCCACAAAATCGTCCTGGTTTCATGGCTTTGAGATGCTCGATTTCAAGCTCGACGGGGTGGCTTGTAAAATCGTCAAACCTCGCCGGGTGGCGAAGGGGGCTCCTTGGGTGTGGCGCGCTCGTTTCTGGGGGCACCAGCCACAGTTTGATGTCGCGATGCTCGAACTCGGATGGCATGTGGTTTATTGCGATGTCGCCAACCTGTTTGGTGCGCCTGACGCGGTGAAGCGATGGGATCGGTTCTATCAGGAGACGCAACGGATCGGCTTGCATGCGAAGGTTGTGCTTGAAGGTATGAGCCGCGGGGGATTGATCATTCACAACTGGGCGGTGGCGAACCCGGCCAAGGTGGCTGGATTGATTGCTGACAATGCGGTGATGGATATCACCAGCTGGCCGGGAGGGCTCGGCACAGGCAAGGGGTCTGAGAAGGACTGGAATCGTTGCAAGCAGGTATATGGTTTGGCTGATGACGCAGCGGCTAGGGCCTACGACAAAAACCCGGTAGACACCGTGAAACAATTGGCAGAGGCCAAGGTGCCCCTGCTCTACTTGGTGGGCACCGCGGACAAGGTAGTCCCTGCTGATGAGAATAGTTTTTTTGCAAGGGATCAACTGGCAGGTTACCCGGGTTTACAGGTCATTGAAAAACCGGGTAAGGGGCATCATCCTCACGCTTTGGAGAACCCGGCGCCGATCGTTGATTTTGCTCTCAAGGCCCATGGACTTTACCGGAACCCCGCCGCAATGGCTTCTCCATCGGCCGAATTCCGTGGTAGTTCGGCAGGGTGGGGTGGAGGCATCTGGTGGGACCAGCACGAAAATATCAACCGTATTGCCAAAGCAAACCCGGATCTGGAGCTGATCTTTCTCGGTGATTCCATTTCTCAAAGTTGGACGGGGCCGCGCAAACGGGTGTCGGATCCAAGCGGGGGAAGAACTTTTGACAAGCAATTTGGAAAGCATTGGAAATCTGCTTCATTTGGTATTTCCGGTGACCGGACCGAACATCTGATTTTTCGGGTTCAGCATGGCAATGTTGACGGGATCAAGCCCAAGGTGGTGGTGGTGATGATCGGGGTGAACAACATCAATCATGGCCACAGCGCGACACAGATCAGTGGTGGAATCAAGCAATTGGTGGCTAGCTTGAAACAGAAACTGCCCCAGAGCCGGATTCTGTTGTTGGGGCCATTGCCAACGGCTTGGAAGTCTGACAGCCCTCAACGTCTCACCTGTGACCAGATTCACAAGCAGATTGCTTCCTTGGGAAAAGAACCACAGGTGCGTTACCTCAATCTCAGTGAAAAGTTCCTTGAGCCTGATGGGGCACTGAAAAAATCAGCCTACCGTGGAGACGGGATCCACCTCAGTGGTGGCGGCTATGAGCTCTGGGCCTCGTTGCTTGTTCCAGAGTTGAAAGCGATGACTTCCGCGCGCGACTGA
- a CDS encoding beta-N-acetylhexosaminidase yields MMFISQHLTPIATCFAIATACLAQTVQSAEATADHSPFVLPTPMKQEMAEGQFLINKGTLRFQFPNGKKQVGIGRHITALAKQLGFQHIQTPQGQPVKTHSNLQGGGYTLEITPRIITITAMADNGFFYALQTLRQLIVRDHIPCQNIADKPRYAWRGLHLDVSRHFFDKAYIKRHLDLMALYKYNVFHWHLSDSDGWRIESKTYPKLHEVGAWRPRVGRPGNQAKGLNHDKGKRYGGYYTHADIKEIIAYAKSLHIEILPEVDVPGHSKAIIDSYPELGASGDVLNVGKPETITFLEGIFAETADLFPFGHLHIGCDEVGLDAWKRHPDCQRKMQELGTDDPHVLHKWLVEHLQQFLAAKDKKAIAWCEVLDAKVDAKTAVMCWRDNGGWIKAPKLGHEIVVTPSMQAYFNYQEDVASNAPGHGGYRTIMSKVYHFDPTDDSLSEQEKKLVLGGQGCVWTEFIPLPKHVEYITFPRAVALSEALWTPKANKNWESFQNKLELHRVFMDKHKIQYRVGAPVPEARKIKIVGKTRIKFSNPNLSGNIHYTTDGSEPTADSPRYTKGIEVSDSCTVQSIVVLDNGRKSYVTSVECERKQAKAGVKLNNPQAGVHIRSYQLADPQTSFVSLLRAEPNTVTTTSDWRKVPAQSTHIEYNGHLKVEEAGDYSFFTQNHDQKLIVSGQNFSGNDRNAEGIALAPGHHPFTMLVKGNLQDTGIRYSINDSTPKVLTNFVADPSIKRNPFSLIDTNMQTSGNHSPELAIDGKQETFFWSRHGVSPQHQFSVFLSQPQKASSITVTTGKPNGGDKLEAADLEVLYEGKNKFTKVADFTGGVATATSLELPVTAVRIKVIRPQGSWLVIREIEIK; encoded by the coding sequence ATGATGTTCATCAGCCAACACCTCACGCCCATCGCAACCTGCTTCGCAATTGCCACAGCATGCCTCGCTCAAACGGTTCAGTCGGCAGAAGCCACCGCTGATCACAGCCCATTCGTGCTGCCCACCCCCATGAAACAGGAAATGGCCGAAGGCCAATTTCTAATCAACAAAGGAACCCTCCGCTTTCAATTCCCCAACGGCAAAAAACAAGTCGGCATCGGCCGTCACATCACCGCCCTCGCCAAACAACTTGGATTTCAACACATCCAAACACCTCAAGGGCAGCCGGTCAAAACCCACTCCAACCTTCAGGGAGGCGGCTACACTCTGGAAATCACCCCACGGATCATCACCATCACGGCGATGGCCGACAATGGTTTTTTCTACGCCCTGCAAACATTACGCCAATTAATCGTTAGAGATCACATCCCCTGCCAAAACATCGCAGACAAACCACGCTACGCCTGGCGTGGTTTACACCTCGATGTTTCGCGCCACTTTTTCGACAAGGCATACATCAAACGCCACCTCGACCTCATGGCCTTGTATAAATATAATGTCTTTCACTGGCACCTCTCAGACAGCGACGGCTGGCGCATTGAAAGCAAAACCTACCCGAAACTTCACGAAGTCGGTGCCTGGCGCCCTCGCGTCGGTAGACCCGGGAACCAAGCCAAAGGGCTGAACCATGACAAAGGCAAACGCTACGGTGGCTACTACACCCATGCGGACATCAAAGAAATCATTGCCTACGCCAAATCCCTGCACATCGAAATCCTACCGGAGGTCGATGTCCCCGGACACTCGAAAGCCATCATCGACAGCTACCCCGAGCTCGGAGCCTCAGGCGATGTGCTCAACGTTGGCAAACCTGAAACCATCACCTTCCTGGAAGGCATCTTTGCAGAAACGGCAGACCTCTTCCCCTTCGGACACCTCCACATCGGCTGCGACGAGGTGGGGTTGGACGCCTGGAAAAGACATCCGGACTGCCAACGGAAAATGCAAGAGCTCGGAACCGACGACCCCCACGTGCTGCACAAGTGGCTCGTCGAGCACCTCCAACAGTTCCTTGCAGCGAAAGACAAAAAAGCCATCGCATGGTGCGAAGTACTCGATGCCAAGGTCGACGCCAAGACCGCCGTGATGTGCTGGCGCGATAACGGTGGCTGGATCAAGGCGCCCAAACTCGGACACGAAATCGTGGTCACTCCCTCAATGCAAGCCTACTTCAACTACCAGGAGGACGTGGCATCCAACGCTCCGGGACACGGCGGATACCGCACCATCATGAGCAAAGTCTATCACTTTGACCCCACAGACGACTCCCTGAGCGAACAAGAAAAGAAACTGGTCCTCGGTGGACAGGGCTGTGTCTGGACTGAGTTCATCCCGCTGCCCAAACACGTCGAGTACATCACCTTCCCCAGAGCAGTCGCCCTCTCCGAAGCCCTCTGGACGCCCAAGGCCAACAAAAACTGGGAAAGCTTCCAAAACAAACTCGAACTGCACCGGGTATTCATGGACAAACACAAGATCCAGTACCGGGTCGGAGCCCCTGTGCCCGAAGCAAGAAAGATCAAAATCGTCGGCAAGACCCGGATCAAATTCAGCAACCCGAACCTCTCCGGAAACATCCACTACACCACCGACGGCAGTGAGCCCACAGCCGACTCACCCCGATACACCAAGGGCATCGAGGTTTCAGATTCCTGCACCGTCCAATCCATCGTCGTTCTCGATAACGGCCGGAAAAGCTATGTCACCTCAGTCGAGTGTGAACGCAAGCAAGCAAAAGCCGGGGTGAAGCTAAACAATCCACAAGCCGGAGTGCATATCCGCAGCTACCAACTGGCCGATCCACAAACCAGCTTTGTCTCTCTGCTCAGGGCCGAGCCAAACACGGTCACGACCACAAGCGACTGGCGCAAGGTTCCGGCGCAAAGCACTCACATCGAATACAACGGCCATCTCAAAGTCGAAGAAGCCGGGGACTATTCCTTTTTTACTCAAAACCATGACCAGAAGCTGATCGTAAGCGGCCAAAACTTCTCAGGCAATGATCGGAACGCGGAGGGCATCGCTCTGGCTCCCGGCCATCACCCGTTCACCATGCTGGTCAAAGGAAACCTACAGGACACCGGCATTCGCTATTCCATCAACGACTCAACGCCCAAAGTGCTCACCAACTTCGTTGCTGACCCGTCGATCAAACGCAACCCATTCAGCCTAATCGATACCAACATGCAAACATCCGGCAATCACAGCCCGGAGCTCGCCATAGACGGCAAACAAGAAACCTTTTTCTGGTCGCGCCATGGCGTCAGCCCCCAACATCAGTTCTCGGTCTTCCTCAGTCAGCCCCAAAAAGCAAGCAGCATCACCGTCACCACAGGCAAGCCCAACGGCGGAGACAAACTGGAAGCCGCCGACCTCGAAGTTCTCTACGAGGGAAAAAACAAATTCACCAAAGTGGCTGACTTCACCGGAGGCGTAGCCACCGCCACCAGTCTGGAGCTCCCGGTCACCGCCGTACGCATCAAGGTCATTCGTCCCCAAGGCAGCTGGCTCGTCATCCGGGAAATCGAAATCAAGTAA
- a CDS encoding M20 family metallopeptidase: protein MPSSDVCSLLQDLIRIPSVNPDDTPGTARTGEAELADFVRNYLENLGFTVKLERIQPGRPNLIARAPSADGLGKRPRILFGPHLDTVGVEGMTINPFSGDLYDGKIHGRGASDTKGPMAAMLQALTNCRDMLSTMPYAIDFVGFMGEESSQWGSKQFAKHHAADYEFALIGEPTSLDIVHVTKGSLWATLTAEGKAAHSSQPDQGENAILHLTRSLQTLNRYLVPTLAKSSHPVLGHSTLNIGVISGGTRANVVPDCATAQIDIRTTPCLYARGGGYQAVREFIKEHELPLEISHHVENPPMDVPADHPWIQRLTKVSKNADHSAHPRTVGAPWFSDAAHLNKAGLPSICIGPGSIDQAHTKDEFIHVSDLVDGEHFFTEFIRSLGI from the coding sequence ATGCCATCATCCGACGTTTGCTCCTTACTCCAAGACCTGATCCGCATCCCAAGCGTCAATCCGGACGATACCCCGGGCACTGCCCGGACCGGAGAAGCTGAACTTGCCGACTTCGTTCGCAACTACCTCGAAAATCTGGGATTTACCGTCAAGCTGGAACGCATCCAACCCGGACGACCTAATTTGATCGCCAGGGCCCCGTCGGCAGATGGCCTCGGCAAGCGCCCACGCATCCTTTTTGGCCCCCACCTTGATACCGTCGGGGTGGAAGGCATGACCATCAACCCGTTTTCTGGCGACCTCTACGATGGAAAAATCCATGGCCGTGGAGCATCCGACACCAAAGGTCCGATGGCCGCCATGCTCCAGGCGCTCACCAACTGCCGCGATATGCTCTCCACCATGCCCTACGCCATCGATTTTGTCGGCTTCATGGGTGAAGAATCCAGCCAGTGGGGGTCCAAACAATTTGCCAAACATCATGCCGCCGACTACGAGTTTGCCCTGATCGGTGAACCCACCTCTCTGGATATTGTACACGTCACCAAGGGGTCACTCTGGGCGACACTCACAGCCGAGGGGAAAGCCGCCCACTCATCCCAGCCGGATCAAGGTGAAAATGCCATCCTGCATCTCACCCGTTCACTTCAAACGCTGAACCGCTACCTCGTACCGACACTCGCTAAATCCAGCCACCCCGTGCTCGGCCACTCGACCCTGAACATCGGCGTGATTTCCGGTGGCACGCGAGCCAATGTGGTTCCGGATTGCGCCACGGCCCAAATCGACATCCGCACCACCCCCTGCCTTTATGCACGGGGAGGTGGCTACCAAGCTGTTCGTGAATTCATCAAAGAGCATGAACTGCCGTTGGAGATCAGCCACCATGTGGAAAATCCACCCATGGATGTCCCCGCCGATCACCCATGGATTCAGCGGTTAACCAAGGTGTCAAAAAATGCCGACCATAGCGCCCACCCACGCACCGTTGGTGCCCCATGGTTCTCGGATGCAGCCCACCTGAACAAAGCCGGGCTGCCATCCATCTGTATCGGACCAGGGTCGATTGACCAGGCTCACACCAAAGACGAATTCATTCATGTCAGCGACCTCGTTGACGGCGAGCACTTCTTCACCGAATTCATCCGCTCACTGGGAATCTAA
- a CDS encoding PEP-CTERM sorting domain-containing protein, with protein sequence MFAKHSLALLLIWSPVHVVSAAISFTDHFDTSHYGPTLDNGESANPSIYTWQVINHVNASTSIPIGNNGAEIAWHSQGHGHPRAAEADLVFTEASRPQLQGTILHYDLVERHDYTDLYVKVEGHANHQIFSFAQTGTVKLEFTDLGIDEYINNSFIQTRSYASLGWAADDTIVSFQFVGRHHDNSHLNISAFDNIQFSAVPEPSSSMMLAIGVFALGIRKRK encoded by the coding sequence ATGTTCGCCAAACACAGCCTTGCCCTTCTCCTGATCTGGTCTCCCGTTCATGTCGTATCAGCTGCCATTTCCTTCACTGACCATTTTGATACCAGCCACTACGGCCCCACATTGGACAATGGGGAATCAGCCAACCCATCAATCTACACGTGGCAAGTCATCAACCATGTCAATGCGTCAACCAGCATCCCCATCGGCAACAACGGTGCGGAAATCGCATGGCACAGCCAAGGTCACGGACACCCCAGGGCAGCAGAGGCTGATCTGGTTTTCACCGAGGCCTCTCGCCCCCAACTGCAAGGAACCATCCTGCATTATGACCTCGTCGAGCGACACGACTACACCGACTTGTATGTCAAAGTTGAGGGCCATGCCAACCACCAGATCTTCAGCTTCGCTCAAACGGGAACCGTCAAACTTGAATTCACCGACCTCGGAATTGACGAGTATATTAACAACAGCTTCATCCAAACTCGAAGCTACGCAAGCCTGGGGTGGGCGGCGGACGACACCATTGTCTCATTTCAATTTGTTGGCCGCCATCATGACAACTCCCACTTGAATATCAGCGCCTTCGACAACATTCAGTTCTCCGCCGTTCCCGAACCATCCTCCTCGATGATGTTAGCAATCGGAGTCTTCGCTCTCGGCATCCGCAAACGTAAATAG
- the leuA gene encoding 2-isopropylmalate synthase → MKPENIKKYRAFPTVDLPDRQWPSRAIVEAPIWCSVDLRDGNQALPQPMSIEEKLEFFQLLCRVGFKQIEIGFPSAADTEFNFCRRLIEDDLIPEDVTIQLLVQTREHLICRSFDAIRGAKRAIVHIYNSTSPLQRRITFGDASREEIKQLAVDGAQLVKDLAPTLPETEIVLQYSPESFSDTELDFALECCNSVIDIWEPTPEKKMIINLPDTVQWTTPNVHADMIEWMGRNLNRRDAVDISLHTHNDRGTGTAATEMGLMAGADRVEGTLFGNGERTGNLDIVNVALNMNSHGIETGLDFSDLPSLIAVYERVTRMTVSERHPYAGQLVFTAFSGSHQDAIKKGFDLRRKELKENPEVPWGVPYLTIDPSDTGRSYEAIIRINSQSGKGGVAYILDREHGFDLPKSMHPVVGSRIYALADELGKELSIQEIRDAFFQFFVNLQEPLCLLDYELDHHAGQAGEVACHANISVEGQERKIEGLGNGPINAFVHALEQAGLKDFTLTDYRSHAVSKGSDADSAAYIQLRSEEHDSLVWGCGVDPSIEMAGLKALVSAANLLRAK, encoded by the coding sequence ATGAAACCTGAGAACATCAAAAAATACCGTGCTTTTCCCACGGTAGACCTGCCCGACCGTCAATGGCCGAGCCGAGCCATCGTTGAAGCTCCGATCTGGTGTTCTGTGGACCTACGCGACGGAAACCAGGCTTTGCCACAACCGATGTCGATCGAGGAGAAACTTGAATTTTTCCAATTGCTTTGCCGGGTTGGGTTCAAGCAGATTGAGATTGGTTTTCCTTCAGCGGCGGATACCGAGTTTAATTTTTGTCGTCGCTTGATCGAAGATGATCTGATCCCTGAGGATGTTACAATCCAGTTGCTCGTGCAGACTCGCGAGCATCTGATCTGTCGGTCGTTTGATGCCATCCGTGGTGCCAAGCGGGCGATTGTGCATATTTACAACTCCACTTCGCCGCTACAGCGACGTATTACCTTTGGCGATGCTTCGCGTGAGGAAATCAAGCAACTGGCGGTGGATGGTGCCCAGCTGGTTAAGGACCTGGCTCCGACGCTGCCCGAGACCGAGATCGTGTTGCAATACTCTCCAGAGTCGTTTTCGGACACCGAGCTTGATTTCGCCCTCGAGTGTTGCAATTCGGTGATCGATATCTGGGAGCCGACGCCGGAGAAGAAAATGATCATCAACCTGCCGGACACCGTGCAGTGGACCACCCCCAATGTGCATGCGGATATGATCGAATGGATGGGACGGAATTTGAACCGCCGGGATGCCGTTGATATTTCGTTGCACACCCACAATGACCGCGGAACTGGAACCGCAGCGACGGAAATGGGTCTGATGGCCGGAGCCGACCGGGTGGAAGGCACCTTGTTTGGCAATGGTGAGCGCACCGGCAATCTGGATATTGTCAATGTCGCCCTGAACATGAACAGTCACGGGATTGAAACCGGGCTCGATTTTTCAGATCTGCCATCTTTGATTGCTGTGTATGAACGGGTCACCCGGATGACGGTCAGCGAGCGTCACCCGTACGCGGGACAGCTTGTCTTTACTGCTTTTTCCGGTAGCCATCAGGATGCGATTAAAAAAGGATTTGATCTTCGCCGCAAGGAACTCAAGGAGAACCCGGAGGTTCCGTGGGGCGTTCCGTATCTGACGATCGACCCCTCCGATACCGGACGTAGCTATGAGGCGATTATCCGGATCAACAGCCAGAGTGGTAAAGGTGGTGTGGCATACATTCTCGACCGGGAGCATGGTTTCGATTTACCGAAGTCCATGCATCCAGTGGTGGGTAGCCGGATTTATGCGCTGGCCGACGAACTCGGTAAGGAGCTTTCGATTCAGGAAATCCGGGACGCTTTTTTCCAGTTTTTTGTTAACCTGCAAGAGCCACTTTGTTTGTTGGACTACGAGTTGGATCATCACGCTGGCCAAGCCGGTGAGGTCGCTTGTCATGCCAATATCTCGGTGGAGGGACAGGAGCGGAAAATTGAAGGCTTGGGGAACGGCCCGATCAATGCCTTTGTGCATGCGCTTGAACAGGCTGGTTTGAAGGACTTTACCTTGACCGATTACCGATCACACGCCGTAAGCAAGGGATCGGATGCTGACTCTGCTGCCTACATTCAGTTGCGTTCCGAGGAACATGACTCCTTGGTTTGGGGTTGCGGTGTGGATCCATCGATTGAGATGGCCGGTTTGAAAGCCCTCGTGAGTGCGGCCAACCTCCTGCGTGCCAAATAG
- a CDS encoding metalloprotease, which yields MFRFTLFGIPITVEPWFWITMALLGGAFTVDSAQGMLMVVLFMMAGFISILVHEMGHALMIRKYGLQTQVTLAAFGGYASYQAGILSRKQSFLVTAAGPGLQIIFGLLVLVLAGIVAPPSIPIAYFIKVLCWISLAWAFLNCLPIYPLDGGQMLAAVLGPRRGRAVHLTGVVVAGILAVLGFASNQWFIAVFMALFAWQNYQMMQRSP from the coding sequence ATGTTTCGATTTACACTTTTTGGCATACCGATCACGGTAGAGCCGTGGTTCTGGATTACGATGGCTCTTTTGGGCGGCGCATTCACGGTTGATTCTGCCCAGGGGATGTTGATGGTGGTGCTCTTTATGATGGCTGGATTTATCTCCATTCTGGTACATGAGATGGGGCACGCCTTGATGATCCGGAAATATGGATTGCAGACCCAGGTCACCCTGGCTGCATTCGGCGGATACGCGTCCTATCAGGCGGGTATTTTATCCCGCAAGCAATCGTTTCTTGTGACTGCAGCCGGGCCGGGCTTGCAGATTATATTTGGGCTGTTGGTTCTGGTGCTTGCGGGCATCGTGGCTCCTCCCAGCATTCCGATTGCGTATTTTATCAAGGTCCTTTGTTGGATCAGCCTTGCTTGGGCTTTTTTGAATTGTCTTCCGATCTACCCATTGGACGGCGGTCAAATGCTGGCGGCTGTGCTAGGTCCTCGGCGGGGGCGAGCTGTGCACCTGACGGGTGTGGTGGTTGCCGGTATTTTGGCGGTGTTGGGCTTTGCCTCAAACCAATGGTTCATTGCAGTTTTCATGGCATTGTTTGCCTGGCAGAATTATCAAATGATGCAGAGGTCTCCCTGA
- a CDS encoding argininosuccinate synthase, with protein sequence MKIVVAYSGGLDTSVLLLWLKEKYNAEIIAYCADVGQGEELDGLEEKALSTGASKCYIGDLKEDFAANYIYPMFQANALYEGRYLLGTSIARPCISKGMVDVAIKEGADAIAHGATGKGNDQVRFELSVAALAPEIKMIAPWRDAEFRAQFPGRAEMIAYAEKHNIPVQASMKKPYSMDRNLLHISFEAGALEDTWYDASGERDRDMYVLSVSPEDAPDAPEYVQFLFEKGNIIGLKYDGLDAVISDLGDFSVEGEKDGYTLLSPYGVMRVLNFLGGKHGIGRIDIVENRFVGMKSRGIYETPGGTIILAAHRDLETLTVDREAQYVRDDLITKYSQLVYNGFWFAPEREAIQALVTSTQQTVTGEVRLKLYKGNCIQAGRRSPFSLYSEDVATMEGGAEEAYNQDDATGFIALNALRLKASARQQDA encoded by the coding sequence ATGAAAATTGTTGTCGCATACTCAGGAGGTCTCGATACCTCGGTTCTTCTTCTCTGGCTGAAAGAGAAATACAACGCGGAAATCATTGCTTACTGTGCCGATGTCGGGCAGGGCGAAGAGCTTGACGGACTTGAAGAAAAAGCCTTGAGCACCGGTGCCAGCAAGTGCTACATCGGTGACCTCAAGGAGGATTTTGCGGCCAATTACATTTACCCGATGTTCCAGGCCAACGCGCTTTATGAAGGTCGCTATTTACTTGGAACTTCGATCGCACGTCCTTGTATTTCCAAGGGAATGGTGGATGTGGCGATTAAAGAGGGAGCTGATGCCATCGCCCACGGGGCGACAGGCAAGGGTAATGACCAGGTGCGCTTCGAGCTTTCTGTGGCAGCGCTTGCTCCGGAGATCAAGATGATTGCTCCATGGCGGGATGCCGAGTTCCGTGCTCAGTTCCCAGGCCGTGCCGAGATGATCGCGTATGCCGAAAAACACAATATCCCGGTGCAGGCATCCATGAAGAAGCCTTACAGCATGGACCGCAACTTGCTTCACATCTCTTTTGAAGCCGGAGCTCTTGAAGATACCTGGTATGACGCCAGTGGTGAGCGCGACCGCGATATGTATGTGCTTTCGGTTTCTCCGGAAGATGCTCCTGATGCTCCTGAGTATGTCCAGTTTCTGTTCGAAAAAGGCAATATCATTGGCCTGAAATATGACGGTCTGGATGCGGTGATCTCCGATCTCGGTGATTTTTCGGTGGAAGGTGAAAAAGACGGATACACTCTGCTGAGCCCATACGGGGTGATGCGGGTGCTGAACTTCCTTGGAGGTAAACACGGAATTGGCCGGATCGATATCGTTGAAAACCGCTTTGTTGGCATGAAGTCGCGTGGCATTTACGAGACTCCCGGCGGAACCATCATCCTTGCGGCTCACCGTGACCTCGAGACGCTGACGGTTGATCGCGAAGCCCAGTATGTGCGCGATGACCTGATTACGAAGTATTCCCAGCTGGTTTACAACGGTTTCTGGTTTGCTCCCGAGCGTGAAGCCATTCAGGCACTTGTGACATCCACCCAACAGACGGTTACCGGTGAGGTTCGCCTCAAGCTGTATAAGGGAAATTGCATCCAGGCAGGCCGCCGTTCACCGTTCTCTCTCTACAGCGAGGATGTGGCGACGATGGAAGGTGGTGCTGAAGAGGCCTACAACCAGGATGACGCTACCGGTTTCATTGCTTTGAATGCCCTGCGCCTCAAGGCCAGCGCCCGTCAGCAAGACGCTTAA
- a CDS encoding globin, protein MDEAVIYTILGEAGFTRMVSAFYDRIKTDDLIGPMYPPDEMEAAEERLLHFLLFRFGNDPRYQAKRGHPRLRMRHAPFPIGEAEAERWLQLMDEAMDEAKVPESIQLELRSFFTMVAHNMKNQ, encoded by the coding sequence ATGGACGAAGCAGTTATTTATACCATCCTGGGTGAAGCCGGATTCACCCGGATGGTTTCCGCTTTTTATGATCGGATCAAAACCGATGATTTAATCGGGCCGATGTATCCACCGGATGAAATGGAGGCCGCTGAAGAGCGCTTGCTCCATTTCCTTCTCTTTCGCTTTGGCAACGACCCTCGCTACCAGGCGAAACGAGGCCACCCACGATTGCGCATGCGGCATGCCCCCTTTCCCATCGGTGAAGCCGAGGCCGAACGCTGGCTGCAACTCATGGATGAAGCGATGGATGAGGCAAAGGTTCCGGAATCGATTCAATTGGAGCTGCGTTCGTTTTTTACCATGGTGGCACACAATATGAAGAATCAGTGA